From one Solea solea chromosome 15, fSolSol10.1, whole genome shotgun sequence genomic stretch:
- the dnajb12a gene encoding dnaJ homolog subfamily B member 12a, protein MDSNKDEAERCIKIALNAISGNQPDKARKFLEKAQRLFPTGRAKNLLESLSRNGKPPEENGASMNGDGPTMRHRNHGDEADMSTRTATDSAKPYTAEQLEAVRKIKSCKDYYQILGVEKTASEEDLKKAYRKLALKFHPDKNHAPGATEAFKAIGNAYAVLSNADKRRQYDNYGEERSHPTRQHRDFEADISPEDLFNMFFGGGFPSSNVHVYRNGRMHFAHHNRQERREQQRDGGLALFVQLMPILILIIVSALSQMMVTQPPYSLSYRPSAGHIHKRHTSYLKVAFYVGEHFTEEFTGNNLKNVERSVEEDYISNLRNNCWKEKQQKEGLLYRARYFGDSELYQRAQRMGTPSCSRLSEIQVIVDG, encoded by the exons ATGGACTCAAACAAGGACGAAGCGGAGCGATGCATCAAAATAGCCCTAAATGCGATCAGCGGCAATCAGCCAGACAAAGCCAGGAAGTTTCTGGAGAAGGCCCAGCGCCTGTTTCCGACGGGTCGAGCCAAAA ACTTATTGGAGTCATTATCCCGGAATGGAAAGCCTCCAGAGGAGAACGGTGCTTCTATGAACGGCGATGGGCCCACGATGAGGCACCGCAACCACGGAGACGAGGCTGATATGTCCACACGTACAGCGACAGACTCGGCCAAGCCCTACACCGCAGAGCAGCTGGAGGCTGTCAGGAA AATCAAAAGCTGTAAAGATTATTACCAAATTCTGGGAGTTGAAAAGACGGCCTCTGAGGAGGATCTTAAAAAGGCGTACAGGAAGCTGGCTTTGAAATTTCACCCGGATAAAAATCACGCACCTGGAGCCACAGAGGCTTTTAAAG ctATTGGTAATGCCTATGCGGTTCTAAGTAACGCTGACAAGCGAAGGCAGTATGACAACTATGGAGAGGAGCGGTCACACCCAACTAGACAGCATCGTGATTTTGAGGCAGATATTTCACCTGAAGACCTTTTCAACATGTTCTTCGGTGGAGGCTTCCCATCAA gcAACGTACATGTTTACAGAAATGGAAGAATGCACTTTGCACATCACAACCGGCAAGAACGACGAGAACAACAGAGAGAT GGAGGTCTGGCTCTCTTTGTCCAGCTGATGCCCATCTTAATCCTCATCATTGTTTCTGCTCTAAGCCAGATGATGGTCACTCAGCCTCCCTACAGCCTCAGCTACCGGCC TTCAGCCGGACATATTCACAAAAGGCATACATCCTATCTGAAGGTTGCTTTCTACGTGGGAGAACATTTCACCGAAGAATTTACGGGGAATAATCTGAAGAATGTTGAGAGGAGCGTAGAAGAAGACTATATCTCCAACCTCAGAAACAACTGTTGgaaagagaagcagcaga AGGAAGGCCTACTGTATCGTGCTCGGTACTTCGGGGATTCTGAGTTGTATCAAAGGGCACAGAGAATGGGAACGCCCAGCTGTTCCAGACTATCTGAGATTCAGGTCATCGTGGACGGCTAG
- the LOC131474204 gene encoding DNA damage-inducible transcript 4 protein-like codes for MSSFSFDNSLDGSFPPSPAEDRGSKRLSWGSLLQRLTELKGINQRVAADQCCRSESGSLADMSLEYESSFFCDPLEETLATEVRETITQILADAPHILDCSKLLLPDCLLHSLSQELLHLAACEPCGLRGALIDLCVDRGDQGSLCTVDQIAVDASLVPTFHVTLVLRLETSGLWPKVKKLFKGSRPRQTAGTSQRRRNTLKLSTSFRAIKKKLYCSGELLIEECC; via the exons atgtcttctttttctttcgaTAATTCCCTGGATGGCAGCTTTCCTCCCTCTCCAGCTGAGGACCGGGGCTCAAAGCGCCTGTCCTGGGGCAGCCTGCTGCAGAGGCTCACTGAGCTGAAGGGGATCAATCAGAGGGTCGCAGCAGACCAGTGCTGCAGGAGCGAATCTG GCTCTCTAGCAGACATGTCCCTGGAGTATGAGAGCAGCTTCTTCTGTGATCCACTTGAGGAGACCTTGGCTACAGAAGTACGAGAAACCATCACACAAATTCTGGCCGATGCGCCCCACATCCTGGACTGCTCTAAACTCCTTTTACCTGACTGTCTCCTGCACAGTTTAAGTCAGGAGCTGCTCCACCTGGCTGCGTGTGAGCCCTGTGGCCTCAGGGGAGCACTCATTGACCTGTGTGTGGACAGGGGGGATCAGGGTTCCCTATGCACTGTTGACCAAATTGCAGTAGATGCCTCCCTGGTGCCGACCTTCCACGTGACTCTCGTGCTGCGGCTCGAGACCAGCGGGTTGTGGCCAAAAGTCAAGAAGCTCTTCAAGGGGAGTCGGCCCCGGCAGACGGCTGGAACATCTCAGAGGCGGCGGAACACTCTGAAGCTGAGTACGAGCTTCAGGGCCATCAAAAAGAAACTGTATTGTTCAGGGGAGCTGCTGATTGAGGAGTGCTGTTGA